GACACAGTACTGTGTTTGCTACAAGTTAGCAAGGCATGTTTTTCAAGAGTAGCTTGAAAATGCTCCTAGGAGAGTGTTATGATTGAGAGCCCCTTGCTATCAATTCTGAGTgtgcagaaagaaaactcagaatTAAAGCAGATGTGCCAGTACCAGCAGACTTaggaaatattaataaaagctGCAAGAACAATTAAGtttcaaatataaatacattacCTTTTGGGACTAGGGTAGTGATTGCTTTTGGGAAGTTTTGAGAGGTAATCTTCACAGAACTGAGAAGGGCTCCTGCACCGCTGCACAAAAAGCACCAGGCCCAGGATGAGGCAGAGAACCAGAGAAATCACCAGGTAAGTCTGGCGATCAGAAACCTGCAGGGATTGGAGACAACTGCTGAAGACAACAATTCCATGGCACTCCCATTCTAATGTTTGAAGCTCTAAAAGACAAATGCTATGTTCTCAACTcacttttcttcagtttcactAAACACCTGTTCAtgtttcagtaatttttcagaGGTTTGATGCAGCCTATTGGCTGTGCAGCATTCAGGAGTGAAGGCTGAATCCCACTAGCCACTAGAAGGATGAGATTCCCCTACCTCCAATATCAGCACAACTACAGAAGCTGCCACCCCCTGCAAAGAGCATCCCAACCTCCCTGAAAGCAATACAATTCCCATGAGAAACCAGGCTCAGAAAGTAACTTCTCTGGTTCACAGCTGGGTGCAACACCACAGCAAATCTAAACTGTAGTTTTTATCAGCTGACACTGCAGTACTTCACAAAATATCATTATAATCACTTGATTCAATGTGGTTTCACTGACCACAGCACTCAAACAGGAGCTCATCCAGCCAGGCATCAGAGGAGGAACATCACCAAGTGTAAGCTCAAGGGAGGCCTTTGGCAACACCCACAAAATAGAAAAGATCATGTTTATGGTACTGCTTGAAATGTCAGGCAGGCAGAACATAAACATTGGAGAGAAAATGTTCCTAATATTGTTGCCAAGATTTCCCTAATCTCTAAAGATGACAATagccaggagggaaaggagagggtgCCTTGGCTCAGACTACAGTCATGGGGGCTATGACCAATTTTGCTGTGACCAAGACAGCTCATGTTACTCAAATTTGTAGCTAGAAGTTGCAGATGAAGGAGGCTGAAAGCAACACAGCAGACAATTTAAAACTCCATTTGAAGACTCTGGTCTCTTCAAATAGAGATGTGTTTATGCATCCATTTCCTCTGGACTGTGATTACCTCACGTTTCAGCTCCGCCACGGTTGCTGACAGATTGGAAGCCAGCTGGGTCATGTTGGTGAGCTGTGCTTGTAGCAGCTGGATTGCCTCAGTCTGACGCTGATCCTGCGGAGAACAGAGTCACGGGCACACTGTCAGTGGCAGGTTCCCACTGTCACATGCCCTCATGGCTACAGAATTAGTGTTCTATCAGTCTGACACAGCAAGGCACTCAGCAGCCACACAGCCTACCCAGCATTGTTTGCAACACAGGTTTCACATGACATCTTTGTCAACTAACATCTCCTAACATTATGGCAAGTGCTTCTCATTAGAGACACTCCTGCTGTCCTCACCACGGGCAGAGTGAGCAGGCAGCTCCACACAGTCACTGTCAGGAGGCCACAGAACACACACACGGCTGCCCAGGCACAGGACAGGAGCCCAGACCAGCCAGGAAGGGCTCCTTCCCAGCTAACAGCTACTCCCTGGGAAAAGCCCTAACAGGACTCAATCCTATGAGAAATTAAGGAAGGTGAGCACAACACCAGGAGGCCTAACTTCAGACTGACCAGCACTGATACTCTtccaaaaataccccaaacccAACTCGGAAAAGGCAACACATGAAAACAGCCATTTTCTTCACTGTTCACAGATGAAGAAACTCCAGGCTGGGGACTGCACTTCAGAAACTTTCAGACAGTTTGGGATCAAGTCTGCTATGCCGTGTGCACAGCTGCTTCAGTGAATGTTTAGCACAGCAGTTACTGCTCCATTTCACAGCTGCTCAGGAAAGCCAAGatggcagagaagggaaaatccacattttaaagaatgaagtAAAGTTTTTGTTACATGcactacatttttaaatgtggaTTTGGCCTAAGCCATTACTGTAACCTTTTTCCATTCCACAAGCTCAGTCtcttcagcagcagggaaattgTCTATCAATACGTTAAATCAGATATGAAAAATGAACCAAgtttaaaaaactgttttgaGTGCAGTTACAACCAAGAAACAAGGGTTGCAACTGACCTGGATAACTTTCTCATTGACAGACATTGAAGATTTGTAGCCATTACCAGCTGACAACTGATCTTTTCTTCaagaacaaaatcagaaaacagagctgaaaatggCTTTATTCTGAAACAACTGAGAACATGTCTAAAAATCttataatggagaaaaatagGGAAGCATGGAATGGATACTCTTAAAAGGCAGGTATACAGCTCCGTTGAAAGAGGATTTCTGCACCTCTGTGCAACTCTTCATTAAAAGCAAGCACTTCTAACTAAGAAAACGCCTCAATACTCCAAACAAATCATACCTGCTCTTCTGCTATTCTTGAGGTGTTCTGAagttttattattgttttattgaaagccttctgcatttcttccatttgttttcGGTACCTAAAACAAAAGGTGTTGAAGGCTGAAATATTAGTGCACAAAACTCCTCAGCTTAGACTTATCTTTAAGTTTAAAACATTATTATGCCTGCAAAAACCTTCTCTTTGCCCAAAGAGCTTTATTTAAACATTGAGTTGTGCCTGCTTTTAAGTTTCAAGATAAAACAGATGTGccttttgatttgttttttttttttccccaaggtcTATTTCAATACCTTCAAGTTCAGTGCCAATTTACTGAATTCACTCTGCACAGTAAGTACAACTGTGAGCCCCTTCCTTGGAACCAATTCTTGAAATGGGTATTTCTCCCCACTCTCCTGTAGCTAAGGAACACCACAGATAAACACCAAGACACAGAAATATCCTTCACAGGAAACTCCTGGTTCCCTCTCCACAGTCACTTATTCAATCAGAGTTACTACAGATAACAGGGTAGTTTAAGTGGaaacaatttaataaaaaacGCATTGGAGGTGTGTGACATTCAGTTCAACAGTACCAGAAGGATGTGCCCTTTTGTAGACAGAATTATGGACAGGATTAGTGCCTACATCCTGACAACACTCtatccttttaaaaaacccacagcaatattcctcaaaataaaacaaccagGATTTTATCTGAAACACAAAGAGGGAAGAAGCCCCGATTCACACAGGGTAACTCCAACAGCCACCTAGGCTTGGGTCATTTCCTCAGCTTTCCATAAAGCTTTAAGCTGTGATTTACTGTAGTATTGCACTAAGTGGTTTCTTTAGTTATTGTTTTGCACTGGGTGGTCTTGTTATTTTGCACTGAATAGTTCACATGGTTTGTTACACACACCCCCTTTTCCCCTAAGCCCCAGTGGAGGTGGTCTTGCCCTGGGTCAGTCCCTCCCATCACCTCTATCCCATTGGCTGTAGCCCCTTTCCTCTGCCCCCCTTCCCCTGTGGGTTTAAAATCTCCAGGGAGGAGACCCTCCAGTCTCTTTTCCCCCAGGGACTCAGCCTTGCCCAGGTGGCTCCTACCCAGGGCTAAAGTGGGACTCCTACCCAGGGCTAAAGTGGGACTCCAGTCCCGAGAGGAAAGAGCGCCTTGAGTCTTTTACTTTTGTCCTTGTAAGGCTGCAAGGGGCCAGGGTCCGAAGCTAGCTGGATCCTGGGGCTCGAACTGCCCCAAGAGATCAGCCCTTACAATTTACCCTCTGCCCTCTCCCCTGTGCTTCACAGCCTGGACTCCTACCAGCCCTTACAATTTACCCTCTGCCCAACCTCCCCTGTGCTTCACAGCCTGGACTCCTACCAGCCCCGCTCAGCCTCACCTCTGACTGAGCTCTTCCAGGTAGCGGCTGCTGAGGGACATGTTGACCTCCAGGGCCTTGATGCGGTTGTTGAGGCGCATGAAGACGGATTCCTTCTGGTTGGATCCATGAACGAGGTTCCCGTTGGCGTAGCCCAGCTCTGTGGAGTTCTGCAGCTCAGCGTAGAAATCCGTGGCTGTTCTCTGCGGGCCCCCCGAGACCGGGATTGCCAGCAGAGCTTCTTCCGCCGCCTGCTCGTCCTCTTTTGTCTCGGCAGGCACAGGAGGCTcagcaggaggcacagcaggTTTCTGCACTTCTGGAgtgctctccttcccttctaCAGCATCACTGGATACCACATCCACTGTGCTGTCAGGCTGCAGAACAGTCTCTGTGGGCTTTGGAATCACTGGGGTAGCAACAGGCTCTCTTGTGCTCACCTCCTTCCCCTCGGTGGCCACACTGGGCTCGGGGCTTTCTTCTACAACTGAGCTCTCAGCCCTGTCCATTtcagtgctgagctctgggacATCCACCTGTGGAGTCACCCTTGGTGCTACCTGGCCTGAGTCTTCTTTTGGAGGCTCCAGCACCATGTCTGTTGTGGGGGATGGCTTCACTTCAGAAGTAACTTCTAGCAGGAGGGACTGAGAGACAGTTTGAGGATGGCTTGGCTCCAGCTCAATGGACTCTGTAGTCTCATTACTGATCTCCTCATGGACTGCACTGAAGTCAACTGCAACAGCAGACCCAGGGGGTTTCTCAGCTTTGCTGTCCACTTGCTCAGGCAgaggctcctctgctgctgtctgggcAGACTCAGTcagagctggctgtggctgcacatCCACAGGGTGAGGTGGCCTCTCTTCACCTCCAGGTTTACCTTGCTGCCGATGCACGGCTGCTGCAACCGAGCACCACTTCAGCAGGTACTCGGAGAAGGTGGAAATGCAGCACACTGCTGCCATGTCACAGCAGTACCTCTCTGTCTCCAGCTCAAAccatgctgctgcctcctcttcctgctcatCGCCAGACAGCAAAGTTACTGTGGACTGGCTTGTATCTTCTTCATACTCCTGCACTAGCTGAACAATTGGGCTTTCTTTAGTCAAATCCACCATTAATTGCTCCTTCTCTATCTGTGGAATATCTGTAGTAACAAGTCTACAACAGAGTTAAAAAGACAAGGTGTTAATTCAAGGGTTTTACATCCCTGCTCTAGAAGACTGTGAAAATAGTCTTTCAGAAAATTAGCAAGGCTTGGTCCAGTGACCAAAGGGCAGTTTTGAGACAGAAATTCTGCAaggtaatattttttctgtaattttcagtCCCAATAggcaaacaaattatttcaaaccCTGCCTCTTAAACAGCAAGCCTTCTCAATTAGACATTGCCCCTTCCCTCACCCCTGAAAAAAGTCACCAGTTCAAATCCTCTTTTTTATACAGCAAACATCTTACTTTGCTGATACAATCCTCAAATGCAAGAATCACAACATTCCCACTGACCTTCCTGAGTCTCGGAGCAAGAGTGATAGAAAACTGTAAAGCCACTAAATACAGCACAAGTCATGTCTTAACATTTAAGAGGCAAGGTCTTGGCCTTAAGCAGCCTAATTACCAGCAATTGTAATTACTGAAAAACAACAGACTCTATACAGAACTTCTCTTCTCAAGCTCACTCTGTACATTTGCATACATGTTTTCATTAAGGGAAGTCTACCAAAGTATAAGCTTCCAAACCAGAAGTTTGTCACTGCAACTTAACTGAAGTTTCAGCAATACAATTTACATTCCTAATTAGTCTCCCTTGCAGGAGACCACAAAACCTGGACCAATATGAAACCAGTTTCTGtgtcaaaacaaaacacaccctAATGGAAATAGCTATAATAGACAGCAACAAAACCACTAAATATCTCTGGTTAGTGCCACTACCATACTAGAGATTTACCAAATActagctttttttccccttgtttaaGTCTGCATGCCATACCTGAACATCCTACTACCAAGGACTGCAGACCGGCCCATGTTTGTCTCTGCTTGGAGCACATTACAAACACCCCAAGAGCAATCACTTACTCTGGTGAAGGAACAGGTGTTGGTTCAGGCAGTCTTGGTGCAGCTGTTGAAGTTGCAGGAGTGGCAGTGACATTTTCAGACACACTTttgttcccagctgcaggaaggaggaaaatgtgAACGTGGAAATTCAAGAACCATCTTTATAAGTCTGGGTTTATcattagtggggtttttttatgattAACTGTGCTACCAAATTAACTGCAGATGTCATCCAAAGTTATCTGAATGAAATGCTACTGACAGTTTTTGAGTATGATGCTGTGGACaatctcaaaatatttcagagaaagaagcagcaagttAGGACTTTACAACTTCAGCTGGGTAACACAGAGTAAAGATCTCCAAATAAAGCTGAACAAGCACATGTGTCATCTTTGTACGGGTTTTCTTCTCAGCAAATTCAGCATCTTTGTTCCATTTTTTAGAGTCACTAGATTCTATGACACTAATCAGATGTGCcacaaaaggtgaaaaaagTCATTTAAACAATCAAAGACTACCCAACtcctcactaaaaaaaaaaaaaaaaaaaaacaaccaaaaaaccaaaaaccaccaaaaaacttaaagaaatgcaaactttCCAGAATGTTTTTCATCTAAAAAACTACAGTACCTTCAGCTTCAGATGACTCTTCAGTTTTGGCTCCAAGCATATTGGCAGCAATGTTCACCATACTCAGGATGGCATCTAAAAGAGACAACAACTACTCAACAAAGGCACTCTCAGAGGGCCTAGAGATCAGCAGCACTAAGAAATTTGCTATTTTGCAATACTTGCTTGAAATTAATCACAGTGTAAGGACATAATATCTGGTCATTCTATTACACTGGAGGGGAGGcagctgtttcttttaaagGCAAATTTATAAGCTAGAAACCTGTATTTGAAAAGCTGTACCATAACACCCACAGATCTGGCttacacatatatttattttaaggagCTGTTAAGTAGGACAGTTTCTGTCTCCTCTGAATTCAAAGAAGTAAATTCCAAGAGGTCCTGCTCTACATCAGCACAGGAATTAAATACAGCCACTCTTTGGTCTTGATATTGACAACAAACATAATTGCCAGGCTTATTTAGAAGCTGAGGAACAGGTAAAGAGCACTATATTGTAAACACACAGAAGGCAGCTTGATTTTGCCCATTTCTCCCCCACCCACCAACATATGGCAGTGTATGTCACATATGGCCAAGGTCCTCATGTTAGAGAGGCACTTCAGTAGCAATGACAAATTCCTTGAGCTCCAGGAAGTTGTGTTCAAAACTTTGGTTCTGCCTTTCCTCCAGAGTACGTCAGAAGCTGCACTCCTGATTTATGTTCATTTATCTGGGTTTGTATAATGAGAAAAGTCACACCAGTCAAAAGATGCTGAACCTGAGCTATGGATGGTTTcttagaaaaatgagaaaatgaggGAGAATACAGAGTTGGTATAGAAGCTTTACAATGTGGGAGAGTGGCAGGAGACAGAACAGTGAGCCACCCTCAAAGGTTCAGACTCATAGAAGACTGCAGAATGCTTCTTATGAGATTAAATGTATGAGAaccctccacctcctcctcagAGGACCCTCTTTCTCACTCTACGTTTAAGATGCAAAATGGAAGCCTGTCACATTTGTCTACATgcatataaaaaaaccccaccaaaaaacaatACCCACAAACTCTACTCTTTCCAAATGAGGAGCACTGACCACCCTGACAGAGGGGAAAGCTCTCagtaacaaaacccaccagccagAACTGAATACTGGTCACTGCAACACTTCAGTGCATTAGAGAGACAGCTGAGCACCATCAGCAACAGGTGTTTCAAACCTTTTAATCTTAGCTTTAGCAgactaaaaaattaaatggaaagtCACTGCCTTTTTCAGACAGTGAATATAAACTTGTAATACTGCCCTGGCAGACAGATCATGTGAATATGCATCACCAAGATAGCCTGAAGATAGAAAGTTTAGAAGTCACAAAGAAGAGATAAGCAGTGTCAAGGAAGAATTTACTGCTTTATCTCATCTGTGAGAGGCACACATGtagaaataaactgctttttccactattttccttttgaaaactCTTCTAAGCTGTGAATATTCCTAGCCATGACCTTATTCTCAGGAGACAACAGTGTTCTAGGAAAAAGTATGAAAGATTTCTGTGGCTCTGATCCACTAGAGGATGAAAGCAAAGCCTGACTCCAAACAGCATTAACCGAGTGCAAATCTACACTAGAATAACAAATCTTCATTAGCTGGGACAGAAGGAAGAGTGGTACAGTGCAAGAGCTCCTTAGGAAATGGTGTGTGGAGGTGACACCATGCTGAATAATTCAGCAGTGAAGACTACCATTAAAATGGAATATTCCAGGATTCTCAGCCAAACAAACACTACACATGGAGGTTTTCCAATGGGAAAAGTGAGAGGAGACAGTCAAGAACCTTTAGTTCTCTCAAAAAAATACATAGCCCTTAAGAAGATCATAAATTACAGTATTTACATAAAGCTGTCTCAGAAATAGTATTCTCCATCGTTCTCTCCCCCTAAAGCTGTACAAAGGAAATCTTTATATTGCCTCCTGTAGGTTaagcattttaattaaacaCAGATTTCCAACTTTCAAATAATTATGGTTCTACAACACT
This sequence is a window from Motacilla alba alba isolate MOTALB_02 chromosome 8, Motacilla_alba_V1.0_pri, whole genome shotgun sequence. Protein-coding genes within it:
- the SUCO gene encoding SUN domain-containing ossification factor isoform X5; translation: MVEEYEEIADSQYQSERQELFDEDYDYLLDYNTGEEKSSKNLLGSATNAILSMVNIAANMLGAKTEESSEAEAGNKSVSENVTATPATSTAAPRLPEPTPVPSPELVTTDIPQIEKEQLMVDLTKESPIVQLVQEYEEDTSQSTVTLLSGDEQEEEAAAWFELETERYCCDMAAVCCISTFSEYLLKWCSVAAAVHRQQGKPGGEERPPHPVDVQPQPALTESAQTAAEEPLPEQVDSKAEKPPGSAVAVDFSAVHEEISNETTESIELEPSHPQTVSQSLLLEVTSEVKPSPTTDMVLEPPKEDSGQVAPRVTPQVDVPELSTEMDRAESSVVEESPEPSVATEGKEVSTREPVATPVIPKPTETVLQPDSTVDVVSSDAVEGKESTPEVQKPAVPPAEPPVPAETKEDEQAAEEALLAIPVSGGPQRTATDFYAELQNSTELGYANGNLVHGSNQKESVFMRLNNRIKALEVNMSLSSRYLEELSQRYRKQMEEMQKAFNKTIIKLQNTSRIAEEQDQRQTEAIQLLQAQLTNMTQLASNLSATVAELKREVSDRQTYLVISLVLCLILGLVLFVQRCRSPSQFCEDYLSKLPKSNHYPSPKRCFSSYDDMNLKRRTSLPLVRSQSFQLAGKEVDPEDLYIVEPLKFSPEKKKKRCKYKSEKPETLKPTTEPLHPIANGEIKGRKPFTNQRDFSNIGDVYHSSYKGPPSEGSSETSSQSDESYFCGISACTSLCNGQAQKTKTEKRAIKRRRSKVSDQGKLIKTLIQTKSGSMPSLHDIIKGNKDITVGTLGVTTVSGHI